Below is a window of Flavobacterium sp. CFS9 DNA.
CTGGAGCATTCCGTGGGTTCCGCTGACTATCGGACTCAGCACCGCATTGATGCTTCCCAGAACGATGCTCGGGAAGAACATGATGCACAGACCTAGCGCGAAGGGACGAAGCATCGGATAGGCATCAATGGGTTCCGCCCTTGCCAGCGCCTGCCAGACATGCAGTGCCACATAGAACAGGGCTCCAAGCCCTGCCAGCCCCTTCGCAACCGCCGCCATATCCCCCGCAAGGGGCATCATGTCATCGTAAAGCGAGCGGAGCACCTCATGGAGATTATTGAACTCCATGCCTACCAGTATTTCTGGCTGGAGGTACCGTACAGGTCAAGCACGCTTTTGGCGTCGTTTTTCTTTTTCGCCCTGAGATAGCTCACCGATATGTTCTTGTTGGTGTAGTACCGCACCAGGCTGTGGTATTCCTTGACTTCCTTATAGATTCTGTTGATCAGGTCCATGCGCTCCTTGTCATTCAGCGACAGGCTCGATGTGCTCACGATCTGTTTGAGTTCCTTCAAAAGCTCGGTGCTTTCTCCCAGAAGCGCCGTATACCCATTCCCGATGGCGATGAGCTCCTGCGGCGTAAAGTTGGGGTCATTGATCATCCTGCCGAAATTCTGCACGTAGATCTGCGATACATCGCCCACCAGAAGAACGGTCTGCTGCACCTTTCGTGCATCCTTCACCAGGTTGTTCACCGCCTGCAGCTTGTCGTAGTATTCCTTTCCCTGAGTGTAGACCTTCTGCACTTCCTTGAAGTTCTTCACTACATTGGAGACCGTCGAGGACGTCTGTATGATTTCATTGGCACTGTTGAGTATGCCCGAGGCCAGATTGGCCGGGTCTGTAACCACAAACTGCGCTTTTGCGCACGGCGCGGCGGCAAGCATGACTGCCGCAAACGCCATTGATAGCATCCTTTTCATTTTCTATAGTATTTTAGGTTATTGATTATTCTCGTTTTCCTTCTCCCGTCTCAGCTTCGCAATGTGCCTGATCGCGAGCTCGACGTTTCCGTCAAGTTCCGCCGCTGCCTGCATGACCTCCAGCTTCTCGGTTTCCTCGGTCGTGTAGGCCAGGTATTCCTCCAGGCTCACTTCGGTGGCATAGACCGCCGAATGCGTTCCCCCGAGCCCTATCCAGACTTCCTTGTAGAGACGAGAGGGATTGTTGTTCATATTGATCGAAAGCACCTGCGCCTTTTCCTTGTCGGTAAGCCCCAGCATCGCCTGTATGCCATCGAATTTGTTCATGTACTTGCGCTGGTCCAGAAGGATCTTGCAGTCGGAATTGTTGATGATGCTCTCCTTCACAATGGGAGATTTGATGATATCGTCCACTTCCTGCGTCACCACTATGGCCTCGCCGAAGAACTTGCGCACGGTCTTGAAAAGGTACTTGATGTACTCGGCCATCCCTTCCTTGGCGATCGCCTTCCAAGCCTCCTCGATTAGGATCAGCTTGCGCACCCCCTTCAGCCTTCGCATCTTGTTGATGAAGACCTCCATGATGATGATCGTCACGATGGGGAAAAGGATCTTGTGGTCCTTTATCGCATCGATTTCAAAAACGATGAAACGTTTGGCCAGCAGGTCCAGCTGCTTGTCCGAGTTCAGCAGGTAATCGTACTCGCCTCCCCTGTAATACGGCTCCAGCACGTTCAGAAAGTTGGCGATGTCAAAGTCCTTCTCGCGCACCTGCTTTTCTTTCAGGATTTCGTGGTAATCCCCCTTTACGTAGTCGTAGAATCCGTTGAAGGATGGAGCCCGTCCATTGGCCCTGAACCGCTCGATGTAGCCGTTCACAGCATTGGAAAGCGCTACTTCCTCCGAACGTGTCGGCGGCTCGTCATCCCGCTTCCACAGGGTCAATATCAGGGTTTTGATGCTTTCCCTTTTCTCTATGTCGAATACCCCGTCATCGGTATAGAAGGGGTTGAAGGCAATGGGATTGTCCTCCGTATAGGTGAAGTAGACACCGTCCTCCCCGCGGGTTCTGCTGTTGATCAGCCCGCACAGTCCCTGATAGGAATTTCCTGTATCCACCAGAAGCACATGCGCCCCCTGTTCGTAGTACTGCCTGACCATATGGTTGGTAAAGAAGGACTTTCCGCTTCCCGAAGGCCCGAGGATGAACTTGTTGCGGTTGGTGATGATCCCGCGCTTCATGGGCAGGTCCGAAATATCCAGATGGATCGGTCTGCCGGTGAGCCTGTCGGCCATCTTGATGCCGAACGTCGATGGCGAGCTGTGGTAGTTCGTTTCCTGTGTGAACAGGCAAAGCGCAGGCTCAATGAAGGTGTAGAAGCTTTCCTCGCTTGGGAAATCGCCCGCATTGCCCGGCATTCCCGCCCAGTACAGCGTCGCGGCGTCAGCCGTGTTGTGCCTCGGTTTGCATTCCATCAGCGCCAGGGCGCTGCTGCAGTCATTCTTGAGCTGTTTGAGCTCTGCGGGATCCTCCGACCATGCCATGATGTTGAAATGCGCCCTGATGGAGCTGAGCCCCAACGAATGCGCCTCGTTCAGGTATTTCTCTATCCATTCCCTGTTGATCTGGTTCGCCCTGCTGTAGCGTGCAAGGGAATGCATATTGCGCGCCGACTTCTCGAACTTCTGCAGGTTCTCCTCGCTGCTGTCCAGAAACAGGTACTGGTTGTAGATGTGGTTGCAGCCCAGAAGAAGGCCGACGGGAGCGGCAAAAGACAGGCGGCAGTCGCTGCGGTCAGTCGAGAGCTTCTCGTAGCGGGTATCTGATGCAACAGCCGCAGGGAGGTCGTCCGTATCGGAAAGCGTATGCAGCGAAAGCCTTTTCGAACCCACCCTAACCTGCTCAGCTCCCAGGGCGATATCTTCCAATGATGCGCCCTCCTCTTTGGAAAGGGTCAGGTACTGCTCCAGCAGTCCCTGCCTATGATCGGTTCCCGTTAGGTCTTCCTCCGTCAGCCTATTGAGCCTGACAAGCCCGCTGTCGTTGAGGATGCGCTCAAACTGCGCCACAGTCTCCATAAATCTCCTGACAACCTCTGGATCTCTGACTTCTTTCGGAATCAGCGTTCCCCTGCAGAGCGATGAGAAATTGCTCTGCATCCTCATCCTTTCCCGTGTGGTCTTGGTCAGGAACAGATAGCAGCAGTGGTTCAGGAACGGGCGTTCGTTGAAATGCCTTTCGAAGCTTCTTGCAAGGAAACTCTGCTCCTGCCCCTCCATATCCGGATTGTAGTTTTCCTTGACATACCAGTCCTGCTTATGCACGACCGTAAAATCAGGCAGGGTCTTCACCGCCTTGTGCCAGGCGGAATGGATGGCCTCATACTCTGCCGATCCCGCAGTAAAAAGCTCCGGAAGGGATACGGCAAAGCAGGCCGTGACATCTCCATCCTTGGAGATGATGCAGTTCTGCTCCACCGCCAGAAGGGGTAATCTGCTCTCCAGCGTTGCCGTCTTTGACGAATTCCTCATAAGGCGGCGGATTTAGCTGAACATTTCAAACATCTTCGTACCGGCCTGCGGCACACGATGTAGCGCGGATGCCTTTTTCGCGCGGCTATCTTCATCAGCCCATGCTCCCCATACTTCCTGTTCAGGGAAAAGGTCTGCCAGATGATCAATGCCGCTCCGCCGCTTCCCAGCAGCAGGCAGAAATAGGAATTGGCTCCCGCCATGTAGAGTATCATCACAAGGATGAGCGTGCCGAGCAGCCCGCCTGCGAAGATGAACAGGTACTGCGCTTTGAGCCCCCTGAATTCAACGGTCCTGCCGATGCCTTTGTTGATGTTGTAAGCACTCATTTCGCACTTATTTAAAGGAAGAACGATCGCAGGATCGTGGCCGCAACAATCAGAAAGATGCACGCCCCGAACCAGCTGGCGGCGGTTTTGCTGGTGTCGGGGTCACCGCTGCTGAATTTGTTGTACACCTTAACTCCCCCAATCAGCCCGACCACCGCCCCTATGGCGTAGATCAGCTGGGTCGCAGGATCAAAATAAGAGGTCACCATCTGGGTGGCCTCCGTAATCCCGGCAGTGCCGTTTCCCTGCGCGGCTGCGCCAATGCCTGCCAGCACCATCAGGGATGCCGAAAGCAGTTTTTTTTTTCTCTGTTTTTCCATAACCAAACACTTTTGAATTGTCGTTTCCCGCCGAGTGCGGGCTTTGGAGCAAAGGTGTTGTAGAAACAGAGGCACTGCTGAAAACTGAAAGCGAAAGGAACTCTTTGGCTTTTATTGGCTATTTAAATGGCTATTTTGGATATGAAAAAGAAAGCCCTCTTTCCTAGCGTAGGAAAGAGGGCTTTCAAAATATGTTTTTTTCTTAGCTTCTCAATTCAAAATCTGTTCATCGCATAGATGTACATCATAAAAGTCTTCAAGAAAGTGATCAACCACATGTTTATCCTGTTCATTAATCAAGAAATCAATCTGCTCTTCCGAAAAATTAGGAATTCCAAAGTTCTTGATATAGTTGCCGTTCAATGAATAATAATTTGAAGTATAAGGCTTGCTTGTAGTTTTGATATAGTACCAAAATATTCGCGATTCCATTATCTTTTTTATAAGAAGCATTTCTTCCTCGGAATGGCCTATAATTGCCTGACCATTGTAGAAAAGCAGGTCATTATCATTGCTTATGATGTAACTTGGAACTATATCGGAAAACTTTGGAAAAAACAGCTTATTGCCCATTTTCTCCAAAGACTGGGTTCTTCCAAATGCAAACCACTTCTCATATTTTCCATAGCCTTTGTCCCTGGTCGCTAAAATACTCTTTTTATTCAGCAGATAGTTATAAGCCATGGGAAAACACTCTTTTAAAAAGTCTTCCTCCATTATCTTTGGCCTGTCGTCATCACTATAGGGAAAAAGAACCTTTTCGATGGCTTGGTCAATATCAACGCTTCTGCTCAGTTTATTCGAATTGAAGATATCCCTGCAGATTCCCTTTTCAATTGGATACAGATTTCCATTCTGCAGGTAGTAGAAGTCCTCGTCTTCAGCCACCGGCCTAAATATATAAAGGTCATTCTTAAGCGTAGCGATTCCGTGCCTTGTTTTGTAGATCTGCCCAAGCGGCCTTCCCGTCGCTTCTATCTTGGAAATGAGCTCGTTGTTATTCAAATTCCATCCGCTCCTTGCGTTTAGGGAGTTATAATTTATTCTAATGTAATCAGTTCTAAGTATTGGCATTTCTCTCTCAATAGACTTATAGTATTCAACAAATTCTTGCTGCCTATTTTCGAGAAAGCATATGCAGGTATATGTACTTTTCGGCTGGAATATCTGAAGCGTGCCAAAGTCAATAATCTTCACAGCCACATTATTTTCCTCAAAATAGGATCTTAGTGCCCTGCCGTTTAGGCTCTTGAAAAAAGAATTCATTGTAATATAGCCCAAGATTCCGTTCGGTGCCAAGCTTTCAAAACCAATTTGGAAAAATGGAATATACAGATCGGGGTTACCGGATGCGCATACGGCCCAATTCTGCAGGTTCTCCTTTACAGCATCTTCCAAGTTTCGGCCGCGAACGTAAGGCGGATTTCCCACAATTATTTGAAATCCTTCAAAGTTTGGATACACATTATTCCAGTCAAAAATCAAAGTGTCACCCTGATGTATATTAAAATGGAATTCTTCTATGTCTTCTCCTTCCGATATTGCTAAAAGGCTTAAAAGCAATTTGCTTCTCGTAACCGAGTATTCCTGAATATCAAGTCCAAAAATCTGATTTTGGTATATATGCTCGTAACTATTTTGTGTTCTCCTTTTCAATTCTTTTGCTGAAGTGTAAAGAAAACCTCCGCAACCGCATGAAATGTCCGAAATTTTAATATTCGCCAACTGTCCTTCTATCTCATGTATCGACTGCTCAACAATATAATCACGAATATCTACAGGAGTATAGATGGCGCCATTAACAATTCTATCCGATGGAGAAATAACAAACTCGAAAAGCTCGATTAGCTTCTCGATTTCAAAAGTATGAAGTTCGCCGTTAATGATCTCAATGAATTTACCTAGCGCATCCCATTGCTCTTGTTGCTCTTGTGTAATAGAATACTCTATCAAAAAACGGTTCTGACGAACTGTTAATTGATTAATTACTAAAAAAGCAGACACGATTAGCCTATCAACTTTTAGCGGATCTGTTGAATAACTTTTTAAGTATCTGAATATATTTCTCATGTAAAAATTGGACAAATATCGTTAATAGGGCTCCACGTAATATTATCTGGAGCAAAAGGTTTCCACTGGTTCGCTAACGTATGAAAATAAGGTTTCCATATTGCATGCTGATAATTCTCTTGCAGTTTTACGTATTCCCTTTCGGCTTTCAGACTTTCAAATGCTAATGGGAAAAAATTAGAGGTAAGAAAGCCGATTCCTAATATAAAATCAATTGGTTTATGCATAATCCTTGGAGTATCAATATAGAATAAATCTCCTAAATTCGGATTATTGGATTTTGTTGGGTTGAAATTATACTGCAAATGATAAATTGGATGAGGCTCTTTAGTGTCTGCTTGGCCTATATGTTTGTCGATGTGAAAACCAAAATGATAAGTTCTTAGACCTACGCCTTTTATCATCACATTGTATGCTAGCTCAATAAATGGATCACGAAATGTATTCCAATCTTCTATTTTGGCACGCAATTTCATATTTAATATAACTTCACCTTTAGTAATATCTTGAGGTTTTACATGGCTTAAAGTATCTAAGGGCATTTTAAAATTCACGATATCATATCCCCAAATGTTTTCATTTGTTGACCCATCTTTTAGAACTGGAATAAATTCCTTATTTTGAAGTTGTGAAATTACAGATTCCAGGGCGGAGGTGTTCACATCTCCACCAACAACCCTCGTCAGTACCTGGCTTAATTGTCTTAGATCTTTAGCCCTTTCATTTCTGAAACTCATATTTCTATTGTTTACGGCCATATTTTATCAACTATTTTTACGTTCTTCAATCCTATCCGTTTCTGAATAATGCGGTTCAATTCCTTTTTCTATACCTAATCTTTCGACTACAGCATAAAAAGAAATATACTTCGGTTCCTGCCATGCTTTCAATTCATGTGATAATTTAACTCTAAATCCCTCTAAAGGGTCTAAAGGACATTTTGTAGCTTCACAAATGGTCCAAAATTCACTGCTGGTATTTAGGTCAATAGGTTTAGCAGCTACTAAACCTCCTATCATAAGCACTTCAGATAGAATCGCAACTCTTTCTTCAGCTTTTAAAAATGAAAAGTTTTTGCCCGAAATGTCTTTCAATTTAGAATTTACCAGATCAGCCCACCATCTATTCCATCCGCTAGAAAAAACACCTTTATATTTGCAGTCATCGAATTTTGACAATAATTCCGCCCAGCTGTCTCCACTTGCTTTTATGTCAACTCCAAATCTGGCCGCTAGAATAGTTTCTTTGATTAGAGGATTGGTAGAATGAAACAAAGTTTTTACGGTAAAGTGCGCATAATCATAAGCTACATTAATATCCTGACTGTAAAAACGCTCAAATATCCGCTGGTCCAGATTTTTTAAATCCTCCCTTTGGAAAACACTGCTCAAATTATCTGCATCAAAGGGCAATGTTTTATAATCCTCAGCCAAAGCTTTTAATTTTATTGAAAATCTATCATAATCAGGCTTTTCGGATTTCCTAAATGTGTAATCGAATAGGTCGTGACTTGTCTTATCTGATTTGTAGGTTTCCTTTATATTATCCAAAGTCGAACAAAGAACGATCGGAAAAGAAGGAATCTCCCGCCTAGCGCATATCGCTCGCAACTCTGCGCTTATGGAGATGGCACTATACTTTAATCTGTTAGGCCCTTCTCCATCCAATCTCAAGTCAATCAATAATCCATCAAAATTCTCGTCTACTATTTTGCTCTTAATGAGTTCTTCCAAATCGGAAAAATTCATTCCTTTAGTAATTAAAAGCTGATGAACTTCTACCAATCCAGTGTCATTAAAACCATGAATTAAAGAAGTTATCGACACATCATTTTCATCGTCAACGTATATATATTTTGGCCTAGACATAATTTATATTTTATTATTTTTTTGGAATTTCTATTCTAAAAGTTGTTGTATATCCATCCGTGGGAGAAGACACATAAATTTCTCCATTGTAAAATTCGATAATATCCCTAACGATCTTCAAACCTAATCCCGTTCCAGTAAGAGCTGTTGCATCATCGGCTGTATGGTTCGAAGCTGTAGATGTAGTGTAAAAAGGCATAAATATTAATTCCTCAGTTCCTTTGATAATGCCATTCCCATTATCTGAAAATTCAAGAAAAACGTATTTATCGTCCTTACCGCACCTGATAAATATCTTGCCATCAGCTGTTGATCTTTTTATAGCTTTTTTTGAGTTGGTATACAAATTAAATAATATGGAAGCCCATTCTGATGGATGCATAGGGATGGTAAACAAATCATACCCCTCATATTTAGTAGGAACCAATTCAATGGATGCTCTCTTCAAATCATTCGTTATCACGATTTCAAAGTTTCTAACCACATCTCTTAGTTCAATAGGTTCCAATTCACGATGAACATTTCTTGAGATTGTCTTATCGAAATATGAAGTGTAAGCGCTAAATGATCTGACATTTGTTTCCAACAATTCAGTTCTTTCATATACTTCCTTATAATCTTTAACGGCATTTTTCAAGAAACGGATATCAGCGTCAAATCCCGGTAAAAATCGTTGAACTTCATGTACAAATTCACCGATGACTAAACCAAGTCCGGCAAGAATTCTTAGCATATTATTCTCATCGATCAACTCCTGTTTTTGACTCTTTTCTTCTTCCCTTGCCTGTTTCAAATCAAGAATAATCTGATTGGCTTCATCACTAGTTATTCTGCCAGAAATCTTTTGTTCCGGATTTTTATCATCTGCATCAGGATCTTTAAACAGGGCTTCAATTTTCTGTATCGCAGTATCCACCTTGTCAGACGGATCTTCCTTTTTGTATCCCTTTTGACCAGCGGTCACCTTTCTTCCTCTCAATGCGTGAATTTTCATTACGGCACTTGTTAAAGAACGATAAACAAAATTTACTAATTCATTTAAGTACTCGTTCTCGACTAAACCTTCACGACTTGAGGTTTCTTCAAAATTTTCACCTAGATCGTTGAGTTCTACAAATCCAAAGAAGTTTCTGTTTGGATGTTGAGCCAAGATTATATTTCTATTATTTGATTTATCTAGACCTAGCCAGTCATCGCTTTCCTCGCCATATGGCAGTACTCGAAAACCATTGCGGTATAATCTTATCCCGCCTTTTTCGTATAAGAGCTCCTTTATGAATGTGAATGTTCCAGGTGCAAAAAGCTTAGCATCAAATAGAAAATAATATGCTTTGAAATGAACCCCTTTTATTAGATTGAAAGGCGTTGTCGTATCGTCTTTATCTT
It encodes the following:
- a CDS encoding DUF4141 domain-containing protein is translated as MKRMLSMAFAAVMLAAAPCAKAQFVVTDPANLASGILNSANEIIQTSSTVSNVVKNFKEVQKVYTQGKEYYDKLQAVNNLVKDARKVQQTVLLVGDVSQIYVQNFGRMINDPNFTPQELIAIGNGYTALLGESTELLKELKQIVSTSSLSLNDKERMDLINRIYKEVKEYHSLVRYYTNKNISVSYLRAKKKNDAKSVLDLYGTSSQKYW
- a CDS encoding ATP-binding protein codes for the protein MDNVNKISEIKKRLSEEIAKPNSDNNLIISLSNEIATLDESVVRFSVDAGIINRLGKELVGKQETAVSELIKNAYDADATIVDLMFENAWNKGGTLTIEDNGHGMNREQLVNGFMRLSSSDKIHNPVSDKYKRQKAGKKGIGRFATQRLGKKLTIITQTKHSQEALKVIVNWEEFATDKNLLAISNSVDLVPKVRDYGTTLIIEELREGWSDNMIKRVYRYTSELLQPFPLSKKKEEEKENSIDEGFKSNYYRNDNGFKTAIVDEEKAIFSHALAEIEGHVSEDGQGHWSLKSDKLSFPKEIYLIGNGGKDKDDTTTPFNLIKGVHFKAYYFLFDAKLFAPGTFTFIKELLYEKGGIRLYRNGFRVLPYGEESDDWLGLDKSNNRNIILAQHPNRNFFGFVELNDLGENFEETSSREGLVENEYLNELVNFVYRSLTSAVMKIHALRGRKVTAGQKGYKKEDPSDKVDTAIQKIEALFKDPDADDKNPEQKISGRITSDEANQIILDLKQAREEEKSQKQELIDENNMLRILAGLGLVIGEFVHEVQRFLPGFDADIRFLKNAVKDYKEVYERTELLETNVRSFSAYTSYFDKTISRNVHRELEPIELRDVVRNFEIVITNDLKRASIELVPTKYEGYDLFTIPMHPSEWASILFNLYTNSKKAIKRSTADGKIFIRCGKDDKYVFLEFSDNGNGIIKGTEELIFMPFYTTSTASNHTADDATALTGTGLGLKIVRDIIEFYNGEIYVSSPTDGYTTTFRIEIPKK
- a CDS encoding DUF4133 domain-containing protein, which encodes MSAYNINKGIGRTVEFRGLKAQYLFIFAGGLLGTLILVMILYMAGANSYFCLLLGSGGAALIIWQTFSLNRKYGEHGLMKIAARKRHPRYIVCRRPVRRCLKCSAKSAAL
- a CDS encoding DUF4134 domain-containing protein, with translation MEKQRKKKLLSASLMVLAGIGAAAQGNGTAGITEATQMVTSYFDPATQLIYAIGAVVGLIGGVKVYNKFSSGDPDTSKTAASWFGACIFLIVAATILRSFFL
- a CDS encoding TraG family conjugative transposon ATPase, which translates into the protein MRNSSKTATLESRLPLLAVEQNCIISKDGDVTACFAVSLPELFTAGSAEYEAIHSAWHKAVKTLPDFTVVHKQDWYVKENYNPDMEGQEQSFLARSFERHFNERPFLNHCCYLFLTKTTRERMRMQSNFSSLCRGTLIPKEVRDPEVVRRFMETVAQFERILNDSGLVRLNRLTEEDLTGTDHRQGLLEQYLTLSKEEGASLEDIALGAEQVRVGSKRLSLHTLSDTDDLPAAVASDTRYEKLSTDRSDCRLSFAAPVGLLLGCNHIYNQYLFLDSSEENLQKFEKSARNMHSLARYSRANQINREWIEKYLNEAHSLGLSSIRAHFNIMAWSEDPAELKQLKNDCSSALALMECKPRHNTADAATLYWAGMPGNAGDFPSEESFYTFIEPALCLFTQETNYHSSPSTFGIKMADRLTGRPIHLDISDLPMKRGIITNRNKFILGPSGSGKSFFTNHMVRQYYEQGAHVLLVDTGNSYQGLCGLINSRTRGEDGVYFTYTEDNPIAFNPFYTDDGVFDIEKRESIKTLILTLWKRDDEPPTRSEEVALSNAVNGYIERFRANGRAPSFNGFYDYVKGDYHEILKEKQVREKDFDIANFLNVLEPYYRGGEYDYLLNSDKQLDLLAKRFIVFEIDAIKDHKILFPIVTIIIMEVFINKMRRLKGVRKLILIEEAWKAIAKEGMAEYIKYLFKTVRKFFGEAIVVTQEVDDIIKSPIVKESIINNSDCKILLDQRKYMNKFDGIQAMLGLTDKEKAQVLSINMNNNPSRLYKEVWIGLGGTHSAVYATEVSLEEYLAYTTEETEKLEVMQAAAELDGNVELAIRHIAKLRREKENENNQ
- a CDS encoding class I SAM-dependent DNA methyltransferase: MRNIFRYLKSYSTDPLKVDRLIVSAFLVINQLTVRQNRFLIEYSITQEQQEQWDALGKFIEIINGELHTFEIEKLIELFEFVISPSDRIVNGAIYTPVDIRDYIVEQSIHEIEGQLANIKISDISCGCGGFLYTSAKELKRRTQNSYEHIYQNQIFGLDIQEYSVTRSKLLLSLLAISEGEDIEEFHFNIHQGDTLIFDWNNVYPNFEGFQIIVGNPPYVRGRNLEDAVKENLQNWAVCASGNPDLYIPFFQIGFESLAPNGILGYITMNSFFKSLNGRALRSYFEENNVAVKIIDFGTLQIFQPKSTYTCICFLENRQQEFVEYYKSIEREMPILRTDYIRINYNSLNARSGWNLNNNELISKIEATGRPLGQIYKTRHGIATLKNDLYIFRPVAEDEDFYYLQNGNLYPIEKGICRDIFNSNKLSRSVDIDQAIEKVLFPYSDDDRPKIMEEDFLKECFPMAYNYLLNKKSILATRDKGYGKYEKWFAFGRTQSLEKMGNKLFFPKFSDIVPSYIISNDNDLLFYNGQAIIGHSEEEMLLIKKIMESRIFWYYIKTTSKPYTSNYYSLNGNYIKNFGIPNFSEEQIDFLINEQDKHVVDHFLEDFYDVHLCDEQILN